A region from the Aquimarina sp. ERC-38 genome encodes:
- a CDS encoding DegT/DnrJ/EryC1/StrS family aminotransferase, whose amino-acid sequence MSIVKSKKIWLSSPHMGGTELDYIKEAFDTNWIAPLGPNVNGFEEDIASYLKDEVYVAALSSGTAALHLALKLVGVSSGDFVLCQSMTFAASANPIKYLGAHPIFVDSEMKTWNMCPDQLEIAIKSCMADGKKPVAIVAVHLYGMPYQVDKIHKIATTYNIPIVEDSAESLGSSYFDKACGTFGDIAILSFNGNKIITTSGGGALVAKNASVKEKAVFLATQARDDAPHYQHSEIGYNYRMSNITAGIGRGQMKVLEKHVSYRRANYDYYRKHLRQIENIEFLDEPEGFYSNRWLSCILTASFEMREEIRNALAEENIESRPLWKPMHLQPVFSGCKSFTNGVSEQIFKRGLCLPSGSNLEEDDLNRVVNIIKKVLL is encoded by the coding sequence ATGAGTATAGTTAAATCCAAAAAAATTTGGCTTTCCTCACCTCACATGGGTGGAACTGAATTGGATTATATAAAAGAAGCTTTTGATACAAATTGGATTGCACCTCTTGGTCCTAATGTCAATGGTTTTGAAGAAGATATAGCCTCTTACTTAAAAGACGAGGTTTATGTTGCAGCCTTAAGTAGCGGTACGGCAGCACTACATTTAGCATTAAAACTAGTAGGTGTTTCTTCGGGTGATTTTGTTCTATGTCAAAGTATGACTTTTGCAGCTTCTGCAAATCCTATTAAGTATCTAGGGGCACATCCAATATTTGTTGATAGCGAAATGAAGACATGGAACATGTGTCCTGATCAGCTAGAGATAGCTATTAAATCCTGTATGGCAGATGGAAAAAAGCCTGTAGCCATTGTTGCCGTTCATTTATATGGTATGCCTTATCAAGTTGATAAAATTCATAAAATAGCTACCACCTATAATATACCAATAGTTGAAGATAGTGCGGAATCATTGGGTAGTTCTTACTTTGATAAAGCATGTGGAACATTTGGCGATATTGCTATTCTTTCCTTTAATGGTAATAAAATTATTACAACATCCGGAGGTGGGGCCTTAGTAGCTAAAAATGCTAGTGTGAAAGAAAAGGCAGTTTTTCTTGCTACTCAGGCAAGAGATGATGCACCTCACTATCAACATTCTGAAATAGGTTATAATTACAGAATGAGTAATATAACCGCAGGTATTGGTAGAGGACAGATGAAAGTATTGGAAAAACATGTTTCCTATCGCCGAGCTAATTATGACTATTATAGAAAACATCTTCGCCAAATTGAAAATATTGAATTCTTAGATGAACCTGAAGGTTTTTATTCCAATCGTTGGTTGTCCTGTATTCTTACGGCATCCTTTGAAATGAGAGAAGAAATACGAAATGCTTTAGCTGAAGAAAATATTGAATCGCGTCCTTTATGGAAACCTATGCACTTACAACCGGTTTTTTCGGGTTGTAAATCCTTTACGAATGGAGTTTCAGAGCAAATTTTTAAAAGGGGTCTGTGTTTACCTAGTGGTTCAAACTTAGAGGAAGATGATCTTAATCGAGTAGTAAACATTATTAAAAAAGTACTACTATGA
- a CDS encoding IS256 family transposase, which translates to MTTQEQQELEKKALEQFMSGKSLFSKDGAFALMLKSFIEKALASEMEGHLDDVERSKGNKRNGKGKKTIKSGFGTFDIETPQDRLSSFEPELVKKRQSILADNLSDKIIGLYGLGMSYRDISSHIKEMYDTEISHTVLSQITDKIIPDVKAWQNRPLEPLYCIVWLDAMHYKVKVEGKIVHKALYNILGINKEGQKEILGIYLSESEGANFWLQVLTDLNNRGLEDILIACTDNLKGFTNAILGVFPKAEVQLCIVHQIRNSLKYIASKDQKEFMRDLKKVYRATNKQVAEDELEKLSGKWEEKYPVVIQSWQNNWEHLSQYFKYTAPIRKIIYTTNAVEGYHRQVRKVTKTKGAFTNDMALLKLVYLATMNIQKKWTSPLHNWNSTIQQLYIIFEDRINLDIGKNQSKRVADARSHSKISRK; encoded by the coding sequence ATGACAACACAAGAACAACAAGAATTAGAGAAGAAGGCACTAGAGCAATTTATGTCTGGTAAGAGTCTTTTTAGTAAAGATGGTGCTTTTGCACTAATGCTTAAAAGTTTTATTGAGAAGGCTTTAGCGTCTGAGATGGAAGGTCACCTGGACGATGTTGAACGTTCCAAAGGAAACAAACGTAATGGCAAGGGCAAGAAGACCATCAAGAGCGGTTTTGGGACTTTTGATATTGAAACCCCTCAAGATCGTCTCAGTAGCTTTGAACCAGAGCTGGTCAAAAAGCGGCAAAGTATCCTGGCAGACAACCTTTCAGATAAAATAATCGGTCTCTATGGCCTGGGGATGAGCTACCGTGATATCTCTTCACACATCAAAGAGATGTACGACACAGAGATCTCCCATACCGTGCTAAGCCAGATTACAGATAAGATCATTCCGGATGTAAAAGCATGGCAGAACCGTCCTCTAGAACCTTTATACTGCATCGTCTGGTTAGATGCTATGCACTACAAGGTTAAAGTAGAAGGGAAGATCGTTCACAAGGCACTTTACAACATCTTGGGAATTAACAAAGAGGGGCAAAAAGAAATACTAGGGATATACTTATCTGAGAGCGAAGGTGCTAACTTCTGGTTGCAGGTACTCACCGACCTTAACAATAGGGGGCTTGAAGATATTTTGATAGCCTGTACCGATAACCTAAAAGGATTTACTAATGCGATACTCGGTGTTTTCCCCAAAGCTGAGGTTCAACTTTGTATCGTTCACCAAATACGTAACTCCTTAAAGTATATAGCTTCAAAGGATCAAAAGGAATTTATGAGGGACCTTAAAAAAGTCTATCGGGCAACAAATAAACAAGTGGCAGAGGATGAACTGGAAAAGCTATCGGGCAAGTGGGAAGAAAAATATCCGGTAGTCATTCAAAGTTGGCAAAACAACTGGGAGCATCTATCACAGTACTTTAAGTATACAGCACCTATTAGAAAAATCATCTATACCACGAACGCTGTAGAGGGGTACCATCGCCAGGTACGCAAAGTAACCAAGACCAAGGGTGCCTTTACAAATGATATGGCACTGCTCAAGCTCGTTTACCTTGCTACGATGAACATCCAGAAAAAGTGGACAAGCCCTCTGCACAACTGGAACTCTACCATACAGCAACTTTATATTATCTTTGAGGATAGGATAAACCTGGATATTGGTAAAAACCAATCAAAACGTGTCGCTGACGCTAGGTCGCATTCCAAAATCAGTCGAAAATAA
- a CDS encoding T9SS type A sorting domain-containing protein produces MFPKHFKKALLSTLVIIAMSLYMTEANAQKIYASSFGFNKSDATEAFRAAMYAKADTVVIDRQAGPWYIKPTRLFDVSDKVIIFEKGVIIQSKKGEYSSRNAKLIDLLRPKNLEILGYGAELRMNRSELPKSPSSSQGRHALTIGVGDNIKVKGLSIKDAMGDGIYIGGSGKNDSKSYSKNILLEDIFVENSYRQAITLISVENFTAKFCRFIKSNGALPEAGLDIEPNYNFERIVNVNFEDCRFMDNNHSGIKIAVVNLDGSSEPISVNFKDCYLYNNHSPSNKYAATEIHLGTSKDKSYPVKGEVMFERLMIENSNWGALYSRKPSNSYFVTFKDCVFKDICKNGDKSPIYLEVQDYSNTSPFLGGYKFENVVIDYKSNTEAFVVFGHKTLKGVSNISGNINIIHPDLKKGLYLREVKKQENLSLKINNLNAYPKTSLSVSATVPNAIEKTESSGYYTFTRSGGDINLPLALKYSYSGRVSTRLDMQYIGIHKIIPSNTPSAKLYINPIKDTYEEGIENFRITLKSSNHYDREDSKGTATSYILDEKTLAPIATDDYIKIDSGETKKSINVIKNDNKGGSIDPDSLALIDPMDSSNHLQEYFDPNTGRWSVNKKDSTITFSPCSSGDKNCNKTFSSGKATIRYYIEDQTNTENTSAEVTFSRENTIIPDPLPIARDDTFLFTPGVPEELYILANDQSGDAIDHSTLKLIRDIPGGTKEVEEIDIPNQGLWAIDYDNDFVVFTPKLEDVVLENFKLKYSVKDFQGNTTYGYMIFSKKKIIIDKLPISYDDYGNIIPNDISEINVVDNDVDGDEVVVSTLKIFNEDSETSEGVYTDNLLIENIGEWKVNTTDGSISFLPFDLEKIEGEEITIQYAIEDPQGNKSYATVHWLKKNTVASTIVAVDDMDTYTPGEITNLKILDNDENIELADLSTLHLLDEEGNEIKQLHYEDATWSVNEDEYSIVFDPCGSESNTCSNSFSKEKAEVLYSIKDKNGIPVTAKIVLERKNNLSVTKVENYIYPNPNSGSFEIVMKEDVSDAIITVTDLTGKTIIKQQNLSGHTFKVDLVDNLSKGLYIANVKTNGIINSIKFIIN; encoded by the coding sequence ATGTTCCCCAAACATTTTAAGAAAGCTTTATTATCTACTTTGGTAATAATAGCAATGTCATTGTATATGACAGAAGCAAATGCTCAGAAAATATATGCTTCTTCATTCGGTTTCAATAAGTCTGATGCTACAGAGGCGTTTAGAGCTGCTATGTATGCGAAAGCAGATACTGTGGTTATAGACAGGCAAGCCGGACCCTGGTACATCAAACCTACTCGTTTATTTGATGTCAGTGACAAAGTTATTATTTTTGAAAAAGGAGTCATTATACAAAGTAAGAAAGGTGAATATTCTTCAAGAAACGCAAAATTAATTGATCTATTAAGGCCTAAAAATTTAGAGATTCTGGGATATGGTGCAGAATTACGGATGAATAGAAGTGAGCTTCCAAAATCCCCATCAAGTAGTCAAGGTAGACATGCTTTGACAATTGGTGTAGGTGATAACATTAAAGTAAAGGGATTATCTATTAAAGATGCAATGGGTGATGGGATATACATAGGTGGTTCAGGTAAAAATGATAGTAAAAGCTATTCAAAAAATATTTTATTAGAAGATATATTTGTTGAAAATAGCTATCGTCAAGCTATTACTTTAATTTCTGTCGAAAATTTCACTGCTAAATTTTGTAGATTTATCAAAAGTAATGGTGCTTTACCAGAAGCGGGTTTAGATATAGAACCTAATTATAACTTTGAAAGAATCGTTAACGTAAATTTTGAAGATTGTCGATTTATGGATAACAATCATTCCGGTATTAAAATTGCCGTTGTTAATCTTGATGGTAGTTCTGAACCTATAAGTGTTAATTTTAAAGATTGTTATTTGTATAATAATCATTCGCCGAGTAATAAGTATGCAGCTACAGAAATACATTTAGGTACAAGTAAAGATAAAAGTTATCCGGTTAAAGGTGAAGTGATGTTTGAACGTCTTATGATTGAAAATAGTAATTGGGGAGCTTTATATTCTAGAAAACCTAGTAATTCTTATTTTGTAACTTTCAAAGATTGTGTGTTTAAAGATATTTGTAAGAATGGTGATAAATCTCCAATCTATCTTGAGGTACAAGATTATAGTAATACTTCACCTTTCCTCGGAGGATACAAATTTGAAAATGTTGTTATTGATTATAAAAGTAATACCGAAGCTTTTGTTGTGTTTGGTCACAAAACATTAAAAGGAGTATCTAATATATCAGGAAACATCAATATCATTCATCCCGATTTGAAGAAAGGACTTTATTTACGTGAAGTAAAAAAACAAGAAAACCTTAGTTTAAAGATAAATAATTTGAATGCTTACCCAAAAACTTCTTTAAGTGTATCCGCCACTGTTCCTAATGCAATTGAAAAAACTGAATCTTCCGGTTACTATACTTTTACTCGTTCCGGAGGAGATATAAATTTACCTTTAGCACTTAAATATTCGTATTCAGGTAGAGTTTCAACTAGATTAGATATGCAATATATTGGTATTCATAAGATTATTCCTTCTAATACTCCTAGTGCTAAACTATACATTAACCCCATTAAAGATACTTATGAAGAAGGTATTGAAAATTTTAGAATTACTTTAAAATCAAGCAATCATTATGATAGGGAGGATTCTAAAGGCACTGCTACTTCATATATCTTAGACGAAAAAACACTTGCTCCCATAGCTACTGATGATTATATTAAAATAGATTCAGGTGAAACTAAAAAATCTATAAATGTTATTAAAAATGATAACAAAGGTGGATCTATAGATCCTGATTCACTTGCCCTTATTGACCCAATGGATTCTTCAAATCATCTTCAAGAATATTTTGATCCGAATACTGGTCGATGGAGTGTTAATAAAAAAGATAGTACTATTACTTTTAGTCCTTGTAGTTCAGGGGATAAAAATTGTAATAAAACATTTTCTTCAGGAAAAGCAACTATCAGGTATTATATTGAAGATCAAACAAATACCGAAAATACATCGGCTGAAGTAACTTTCAGTAGAGAAAATACAATTATTCCGGATCCTTTGCCTATTGCAAGAGATGATACCTTTCTATTTACACCTGGTGTGCCTGAGGAGTTATATATTTTAGCTAATGATCAATCCGGAGATGCTATTGATCATTCCACTTTAAAATTAATTAGAGATATTCCAGGAGGTACTAAAGAAGTTGAAGAAATAGATATACCTAATCAAGGATTATGGGCTATTGATTATGATAATGATTTTGTTGTATTTACTCCGAAATTAGAAGACGTAGTACTTGAAAATTTTAAACTGAAATATTCTGTGAAGGATTTTCAAGGAAATACCACTTACGGATATATGATTTTTTCTAAAAAAAAGATTATCATCGATAAATTACCTATCTCCTACGATGACTATGGAAATATTATTCCTAATGATATTTCAGAAATTAATGTCGTAGATAATGATGTAGATGGTGATGAAGTAGTAGTATCTACCCTTAAAATTTTTAATGAAGATTCTGAAACAAGTGAAGGAGTTTATACTGATAACTTATTGATCGAAAATATAGGAGAATGGAAAGTTAATACAACTGACGGAAGTATTAGTTTTTTACCATTTGATCTTGAAAAAATTGAAGGTGAAGAAATTACAATTCAATATGCTATTGAAGATCCACAAGGTAATAAATCTTATGCTACGGTACACTGGTTGAAAAAAAATACTGTTGCTTCTACTATAGTAGCGGTTGATGATATGGATACTTATACTCCTGGTGAAATCACAAATTTAAAAATATTAGATAACGATGAAAACATAGAACTTGCTGATTTATCCACTCTACACCTACTGGATGAAGAAGGTAACGAAATTAAGCAGTTACATTATGAAGATGCTACTTGGAGCGTTAACGAAGATGAATATAGTATTGTTTTTGATCCTTGCGGTTCTGAAAGTAACACTTGTTCAAATAGTTTTTCTAAAGAAAAAGCTGAAGTTTTGTATTCCATCAAAGATAAAAATGGAATACCTGTGACAGCGAAGATTGTTTTAGAACGAAAAAATAATCTAAGTGTAACTAAGGTTGAAAATTATATTTATCCAAATCCAAATAGTGGTAGTTTTGAAATTGTTATGAAGGAAGATGTTTCTGATGCAATTATTACGGTTACAGATCTTACTGGAAAAACTATCATAAAACAACAAAATTTGAGTGGTCATACTTTTAAAGTTGATTTGGTTGACAATCTATCTAAAGGTCTGTATATTGCTAATGTTAAAACTAATGGTATAATAAATTCTATTAAATTTATAATTAATTAG
- a CDS encoding T9SS type A sorting domain-containing protein — translation MKIYHLIIMFIIYSSQIISQNGYNSPLKAFPTAFGAGSKASGGRGGDLIIVNTDKRKVPLTFHSAASKTDAHYTGGLYAALQHPNPAYIIFDRSMVINLDTGGTNKDFGFSGIPNINNKTIFGQSAPQGGVTITGGNLRFDGRNGNNQNLIIRFIKSRPIFNKNGLLDTSDDNFTYGLLLAGANNSIVDHCSFSFAQDKAFTLGATDDYANGNFGPGGNFTFSNNIVADSNTGCVFGVNKNDSILADKIKNISILQNIFNSVNRTPNMSFEGNGEIINNIIHNTPTKNSNVSRGLNLNHISNYYSYQDNVRLFPNEKKGWSHIDRDVDDNNGGYPLIYSHRNYYQGILDGDEVKSNDTIWAEIDVVPINGGKFGLELTRPVSSDFFVESEHKNNFPNKYQVKSAQEAFTQVLTSGNAGANSFITEGGFIERDSDSLDMIFLRTITMNQWYDANNTKKWKLPKFKMVRRDANYDTDKDGMSDAWEIRVFGDLSQSYNDDCDGDGYTNIEEFYNQVDYGSFAIPCYTNCNEYEFTQSDPTSIKNESSALSTNWTKDSQVTLETVREAFSSSYAVKLKANVKSWGNGKYEFSKLTPNTEYLLFFDAKSLNSTGNFRGSAYVTYDIKKRGVYITSADYENYRIRFRTGSAEPNSLYANKTIYFYPTLNNDDGEALATLWVDNFKLLPINLFAKQDPTNANVEKDELTNWIRHNTATIKLTDDSSSGDYAVQIKSNTAGWSEYHLLLDNLIPGETYTFSFDGKSINTSTGKNADSYVCLASNTKYGTDVKTASYDRYQFDFVANDSGISQINFFPTKATTIGNLLYIDNVRVIRSCTSSIKKNKTSNIEKNNKNINEDFWLYPNPVQDKLIVQMNQNLVEKYQIQIFDLQGRLLIERLEGINNNKILINTNVLPNGSYFVRILSNGESNSKMFIKK, via the coding sequence ATGAAAATTTATCACTTAATTATTATGTTTATTATTTATTCAAGTCAAATAATTTCGCAGAATGGTTACAATTCCCCATTAAAAGCTTTTCCTACAGCCTTTGGAGCAGGATCAAAGGCATCCGGAGGTAGAGGAGGAGATTTAATAATTGTTAATACGGACAAGAGAAAAGTACCATTAACATTTCACAGTGCAGCTAGTAAAACTGATGCACATTATACTGGCGGGCTTTATGCCGCTCTACAACATCCCAATCCTGCTTATATTATATTTGATCGTTCTATGGTTATAAATCTTGATACTGGTGGAACAAATAAAGATTTTGGTTTTAGTGGAATCCCCAATATTAACAATAAAACTATCTTTGGACAATCTGCTCCTCAAGGTGGAGTCACGATAACCGGAGGAAATCTTAGGTTTGATGGTAGGAATGGAAACAACCAAAATTTAATAATTCGTTTTATAAAAAGTCGACCAATTTTTAATAAAAATGGACTTCTAGATACATCAGACGATAATTTTACTTACGGTTTACTATTGGCTGGAGCAAATAATTCAATTGTAGATCATTGCTCTTTTTCATTTGCACAAGATAAAGCTTTTACTTTAGGTGCAACTGACGATTATGCTAATGGGAATTTTGGACCAGGTGGAAACTTTACTTTCTCTAATAATATAGTTGCCGATTCCAATACTGGATGTGTTTTTGGTGTAAATAAAAATGATAGTATTCTTGCAGATAAAATTAAGAATATCTCCATCCTGCAAAACATTTTTAATTCTGTTAATCGAACTCCAAATATGTCTTTTGAAGGAAATGGAGAAATCATAAATAACATAATCCATAATACTCCGACAAAAAACTCAAATGTGAGTAGAGGATTAAATCTTAATCACATATCAAACTATTATTCTTATCAGGATAATGTACGCCTTTTTCCAAACGAAAAAAAAGGTTGGAGTCATATTGATAGAGATGTAGATGACAATAACGGTGGTTATCCGTTAATATATAGTCACAGAAATTATTATCAGGGAATTTTAGACGGTGATGAGGTAAAAAGTAATGATACAATTTGGGCTGAAATTGATGTAGTACCCATAAATGGTGGAAAGTTTGGACTTGAATTAACCAGACCAGTTTCTTCTGATTTTTTTGTAGAATCTGAACATAAGAATAATTTTCCGAATAAATACCAGGTTAAAAGTGCGCAAGAAGCTTTTACTCAAGTTTTAACTTCCGGAAATGCAGGAGCAAATAGCTTTATTACAGAAGGTGGATTTATAGAAAGAGACTCTGATAGTTTAGATATGATATTTTTGAGAACTATAACTATGAATCAATGGTACGACGCTAATAATACTAAAAAATGGAAACTACCTAAATTTAAAATGGTTAGACGGGATGCTAATTATGATACTGATAAGGATGGTATGTCTGATGCTTGGGAAATACGCGTTTTCGGGGATTTATCGCAATCCTACAACGATGACTGCGATGGGGATGGATATACTAATATTGAAGAATTTTATAATCAGGTGGATTACGGAAGTTTTGCTATACCATGCTATACAAATTGTAATGAATATGAATTTACACAAAGCGATCCCACGAGTATTAAAAATGAAAGTTCCGCCCTTAGTACTAACTGGACAAAAGATAGTCAAGTTACTTTAGAAACAGTTAGAGAAGCTTTTTCTAGTTCTTATGCAGTAAAATTAAAAGCAAACGTAAAAAGTTGGGGTAATGGAAAATATGAATTTTCTAAACTAACTCCGAATACAGAATATTTATTATTTTTCGATGCTAAAAGTTTAAATAGCACTGGTAACTTTAGAGGATCCGCGTATGTAACGTATGATATTAAAAAAAGGGGAGTTTACATAACTAGCGCTGATTATGAGAATTATCGTATTCGCTTTAGAACAGGTTCAGCCGAACCAAATTCTTTATATGCAAATAAAACCATATATTTTTATCCTACTTTAAATAATGACGATGGTGAGGCGTTGGCTACTCTATGGGTAGATAACTTTAAATTATTACCTATCAATTTATTTGCAAAACAAGATCCAACCAACGCAAATGTAGAAAAAGATGAGTTAACTAATTGGATAAGACATAATACCGCTACTATAAAATTGACTGACGATTCCAGTTCAGGTGATTATGCTGTTCAAATTAAATCGAATACAGCAGGATGGAGTGAATATCATTTACTGTTAGATAATTTAATACCAGGAGAAACGTATACTTTTAGCTTTGATGGTAAAAGTATTAATACTTCTACTGGAAAGAATGCTGATTCTTACGTATGTTTGGCTAGCAATACGAAATACGGAACAGACGTTAAAACAGCTTCATATGATCGATACCAATTTGATTTTGTAGCAAACGACTCCGGTATTTCTCAAATTAATTTTTTCCCTACAAAAGCTACTACAATTGGTAATCTTTTATATATTGATAATGTTAGGGTCATTAGAAGTTGTACATCTTCAATCAAAAAAAATAAAACATCCAATATCGAAAAAAATAATAAGAATATAAACGAAGATTTTTGGTTATATCCGAATCCTGTTCAGGATAAATTAATAGTACAGATGAACCAAAATTTAGTTGAAAAATATCAAATTCAAATTTTTGATTTGCAAGGAAGACTTTTAATAGAGAGATTAGAAGGTATTAACAATAATAAGATATTGATTAATACTAATGTATTGCCCAATGGTAGTTACTTTGTTAGAATATTAAGTAACGGTGAGTCAAATTCTAAAATGTTTATTAAAAAGTAA
- a CDS encoding sugar transferase, whose translation MYLLFFKRLFDFMAALFLFILFIPLFIIVTISLFFLNDQKPFFTQSRPGKNEKIFKILKFKTMNDKTDSQGNLLSDGERLTGVGKVIRKTSIDELPQLINVLKGDMSFIGPRPLLTRYLPFYTEQEKLRHSVRPGITGLAQVSGRNLLGWDKRLEKDIYYVQNLNFLLDISIFIRTIRKVIKSEDIAVDAQTIMLPLDEERSLKEQRHN comes from the coding sequence ATGTATTTATTATTTTTTAAAAGGTTGTTTGATTTTATGGCAGCTCTTTTTTTATTTATTCTATTTATTCCGCTATTTATAATAGTGACAATTTCTCTTTTTTTTCTTAACGATCAAAAACCATTTTTTACCCAAAGTCGTCCTGGTAAAAATGAAAAAATTTTCAAAATATTAAAATTTAAAACAATGAACGATAAAACAGATAGTCAAGGTAATTTACTATCTGATGGGGAACGGCTCACAGGCGTTGGTAAGGTAATACGGAAAACCTCTATTGATGAATTACCCCAACTTATTAATGTGTTAAAGGGGGACATGAGTTTTATTGGACCCAGACCTCTGTTAACGAGATATTTACCTTTTTACACTGAACAAGAAAAATTACGTCATTCTGTAAGACCAGGAATTACGGGCCTAGCACAAGTATCCGGGCGTAATTTGTTAGGTTGGGATAAGCGTTTAGAGAAAGATATCTACTACGTGCAAAATTTAAATTTTTTATTGGACATATCAATTTTTATTAGAACTATTAGAAAAGTAATTAAATCCGAAGATATTGCTGTAGATGCACAAACTATTATGCTTCCTTTAGACGAGGAAAGATCCTTAAAAGAACAAAGGCACAACTAA
- a CDS encoding serine O-acetyltransferase → MKQIIKTDLYRYKQHTSILKGLLIPGFRYTYFLRKASQYKKLSVLGLLYRFIHRRLGYKFGFQIPPNTKIGKGLFLGHFGTVVINEQVTIGNYCNIAHTVTIGRASRGKLQGSPTIGNQVWIGTGAVIVGKISIGSDVIIAPNAYVNMNIPEHSIVIGNPAKIIKKDNPTKGYINHIL, encoded by the coding sequence ATGAAACAAATAATAAAAACTGATCTCTATAGATATAAGCAACATACCTCAATCTTAAAGGGTTTACTTATACCTGGTTTTAGATACACGTATTTTCTTCGAAAAGCTTCGCAATATAAAAAACTATCAGTTCTAGGTCTACTATATCGATTTATTCATAGAAGATTAGGGTATAAATTTGGTTTTCAAATTCCACCTAATACAAAAATTGGGAAGGGTTTATTCCTAGGTCATTTTGGTACCGTTGTCATAAATGAACAGGTAACCATTGGTAATTATTGTAATATAGCACATACGGTAACCATTGGTCGCGCTAGTAGAGGTAAACTACAGGGAAGTCCAACTATTGGTAACCAGGTATGGATTGGAACAGGAGCAGTTATCGTAGGTAAAATATCAATTGGTTCTGATGTAATAATTGCTCCTAATGCTTATGTAAATATGAATATTCCCGAGCATTCTATAGTTATTGGAAACCCTGCAAAAATTATTAAAAAAGATAATCCTACTAAGGGATACATTAATCATATTCTTTAA